The Halotia branconii CENA392 region AAGGGCGTAGTCGAAGTATGGGGCATAGGGCATACAGTTACCAATTATCAGTTTTCACTGTTCACTCCCTCTGCTCCCCCGCTCTTTCTAGCCCCCCAGTCTCTAGCCCCTAGCCCCTAGTCCCTTTTATGATCAACAAAATTGCTCCTCCTAGCCATATTCTTGAAGAAATTGTGCGGCATAAAAAGCAGGAAGTCGCACAAATGCAGCAAGCACTACCTTTGACTTCTTTGCAAAATAAGTTAAATCATGCTGCGCCTGTGCGAAATTTCTTGAGCGCTTTGCAACAAAGTTCCCACCGACCTAGCTTAATTGCCGAAGTTAAAAAAGCGTCACCGAGTCGCGGAGTGATCCGAAATGATTTTAACCCAGTAGCGATCGCCCAAGCTTACGAACGGGGTGGTGCGGCTTGTCTCTCAATTTTGACTGACGAGAAGTTTTTTCAAGGCAGTTTTGTTAATTTGCGGAGTGTGCGTCAGCAAGTTGCATTACCTTTACTGTGTAAGGAGTTCATTATTGACCCTTATCAAATTTATTTAGCACGGACAGCTGGCGCTGATGCAGTGTTATTGATTGCTGCTATTTTAAGCGATCAAGAACTCCAAGATTTTTTGCGAGTGATTCACGATTTAGGTATGAATGCGCTGGTAGAAGTTCATACTATCGCTGAACTAGATCGGGTGCTGAAACTTGAAGATATCCGTTTAGTAGGAATCAACAACCGTAATTTAGATAATTTTACAGTTGATTTAGCCACAACACAGTTACTTTTGGCACAGCGACACAAACAGATGCAAAGTTTGGGGATTACCGTTGTGAGTGAATCGGGATTATATACACCTGCTGATTTATCTGTTGTGGCTGAGGCTGGAGCGCGGGCGGTTTTGGTGGGAGAGTCTTTAATTAAGCAAAGCGATGTAGAACAAGCTGTGCATAATATTTTGAGCCTTGTTTAAACCCAATTTATTGATGTAGGAGGTAGAAGCCTCGACGATGGAGGTCAAAGCATCAACGATGAAGCTCAAAGCCTCAATAACAAGAAATATAGCGTGGCTATTGCTAACTGCTAATTGTTGATTATTCCAAAACTATTAACTAATCATTAACTAATTTTCAGAATGACTTCTATCTCCGATTCCTTTCAAACTTTACGCGATCGCCAACAGTGTGCTTTGATTCCCTTTATTACCGCTGGCGATCCCAACTTAGAAACTACTGCCGAAGCTTTACGCATTTTAGATCGCAATGGTGCTGATTTTATTGAGTTGGGCGTTCCTTACTCCGATCCTTTGGCAGATGGGCCAGTAATTCAAGCCGCCGCCACTCGTGCTTTGCAAAGAGGCACAAAATTAGAGCAAGTTCTCCAGATGTTGCAAACTGTGAGTCCTAGCTTGAAAGCCCCAATCATCTTATTTACTTACTACAACCCGATTTTGCACCGGGGTATCAAGACATTTTTAACCCAAATTGCCGCCGCTGGAGTGCGAGGGTTAGTAGTACCAGACTTACCCCTAGAAGAA contains the following coding sequences:
- the trpC gene encoding indole-3-glycerol phosphate synthase TrpC, which gives rise to MINKIAPPSHILEEIVRHKKQEVAQMQQALPLTSLQNKLNHAAPVRNFLSALQQSSHRPSLIAEVKKASPSRGVIRNDFNPVAIAQAYERGGAACLSILTDEKFFQGSFVNLRSVRQQVALPLLCKEFIIDPYQIYLARTAGADAVLLIAAILSDQELQDFLRVIHDLGMNALVEVHTIAELDRVLKLEDIRLVGINNRNLDNFTVDLATTQLLLAQRHKQMQSLGITVVSESGLYTPADLSVVAEAGARAVLVGESLIKQSDVEQAVHNILSLV